The window GAAAAGTAGCTGCCATTTTGACCTACAAATTTCAACTACAGTACTTGTAACCACCATATGATGTTTTTGCTTCTGCTcgcttatataaacagttgtttttgcATTTGAAGAGCAGTCGTAATTTGGCTAGTATGGTGAGACATGCTATGATATCATAGTAAAATTATTCCAGTCCATTCTTTTGTAACTTAGACAGCTTGACTTAAAGGGTGTGCAGTGAATATACAGTCTGCCATCAGCTGTGGTATATAGTCTGATTTATCGGCTATTGTTGGAGTTGCgttggtatatatacagtctgctatcagcTGTTATAGAGCCTGATTTATTGTCTATTGTTGGAGTTGtgctggtatatatacagtgtgcTATTGGCTGTAAAATATAGAGTCTGATTTATTGGCTATTGTTGcagttgcgctggtatatatacagtctgctatcagcTGCTATAGAGTCTGATTTATTGTCTATTGTTGagttggtatatatacagtctgctactGGCTGTAAAATATAGAGTCTGATTTATTGGCTATTGTTGCAGTTGCgttggtatatatacagtctgctatcagcTGCTATAGAGTCTGATTTATTGTCTATTGTTGCAGTTGCgttggtatatatacagtctgctattgGCTGTAAAATATAGAGTCTGATTTATTGTCTATTGTTGCAGTTGCgttggtatatatacagtctgctattgGCTGTAAAATATAGAGTCTGATTTATTGGCTATTGTTGCAGTTGCgttggtatatatacagtctgctatcagcTGCTATAGAGTCTGATTTATTGTCTATTGTTGagttggtatatatacagtctgctattgGCTGTAAAATATAGAGTCTGATTTATTGGCTATTGTTGCAGTTGCgttggtatatatacagtctgctatcagcTGCTATAGAGTCTGATTTATTGTCTATTGTTGCAGTTGCGTTGGTATAtacacagtctgctatcggctgtaatATATAGAGTTTGatttatcggctcttgttgCAGTTGCGTCGGTATATCCACAGTCAGCTATTCGCTGGCTTAGTTCTCAAACCAGTCATGTGAGACACAAAGCTAAATTCACAAAATGGATTACAAGTTTTGGTCTTCTGTAATTCCATTTTAATATTAGTTagaattttcataaaattttcacAGCATTTTCAAAATTCAGTCAACAATATCCTAACACGGATGACAAtgaataagtaaaatattttcatcctatCAGTATTCATTGTggctaaaactatttttcataaTTCCAGTTGACTGGTCTGTTCACAAACTAGTTTAGAAGTTGGAGCACAAAGCAGCCAACTGGTATATCATTGAAGCATAACAATATGTCTGAGGATGCACAAGCGCATAGAATTAAATTGGTTTATAGTGTACAAATATGGTATTTGCTCTCTCTAGATGAACAACAAGATAGTTTTACGACATTAAAGTATATAAGCACAAGTTTATGATACTAAACTGAGTCTATTTTAGGAGTGATCTTATGTATGATTTGTGTGTTTCTGCCATAAAAGGAAGCATTGACTCGAGATCTTTAATTTTTCTTCAGCTAACGTTATCACCCTTTTGTCTTCTGGAGCATTGGCTAATCTGATCTCAGATGAGGGTCCTCTTGACAGAGTTCTACTTATGACAGAACTCAATTTTAGAGTAGGCTTATTCCAGTGCTTACGATGAGAAACATTTTGAGGTCCAATCGCACGGTAAACACAATTCTTCACCATTGTGTAGCTTACCAGATTGTAATGCCCTGTTTTTGTCATTTAACTATACTTTCTGATGTGCTTTTTTCCATGGATGAACTTTCATagtttttaattgtttggtTTCACGTTGAGTAGGTGGCGAATGAGGGACGGTGGACTGTCGTGTGGTAGTAAAGCTCTTTTGATCACACTCTGACCGAAATCGATTTCCTGTATTGAGCTGTGTTCAGACTCGCAACATTTCTGCGTCATGTGGGACACAAAGCTACACAAGTGTGTCATGATTTTGCACAAAATGTTGCAAAGCATAAGACATGACACTGTTCCTGTTCTGTTGGACGCAGCTATCAGACCATAAGATAATATTTTGAATGCTGGGATGGTCAGACATTGCCTTCTCTAGAATAGCAATCAGTGCACTTGCTATATCATTCCCACTTAGACCTAACAGCGTCTCACTCAAAATGCTGCAGTATGCTTTCCTAATACTATGAAAAATCTTTATGAAATTATATGTTAAGAGCTTTctcttgtaaaaacaaaaagaaagctgGCATTTCGGCAATGCAAATATGTTCTCTAAGTCAAAGGATATCACCAATGTGTTTGTCTCAGCTAGTTTTCAGTCTTTTTCTTTTTCTCGCTGATTGCTATAACCAGTTTCCTGTGAGATTGTTAATCTTTGTCCTCTTCTTTGTTTACAGAGCCGTGGGCTCTCTTTTGCTGATGTAGTTTGCACCTGTTGCGTCAATCCTTCTCGAGTTTAtgaatatctatatttaacctctcatgaaaaacttttcagtttTTCCACTTCAGAACTGGATCTTTTcgattgtttatttgtttttgataatACAACTTGTACATTTCAGCTATTGATAGATATAAGTCCAAATACTCTTTCTTTGAATCTGCTCGACAGTAATGCAATTCTACCTTTGGAAAACTTTTGATGTGATTTTCTATGTCTTAAAGAGTATTGACAGAATTTTTTTTACCGTCAAATGGACGTTTGTATGCACTAGCATCAGATAAATTTGTGACTGGATCCCCTTTTCTGCCATGAAAGACTGATTCTCTTAATTTATCAATATGTaatgtttttacataaaattttttgcagaCCTGAATGTCATGTCCATGAACAGGCAAGTAATATTTGATGAAGCATGTTTTGGTACGTTTGTAGTCTTTTCGCTTTCTAGAGTTGGTTTGTTCTATTTATAGGGAAGGTTGCAAAAAATTTCTGTAGGTCGTTCCATCTTAGTTTCCAGAATGAATAATGAATTTTGTCTCAATTTTGTTGAGTTAATTCTTGTTTGCACTAGAACTTGCATCTGGAACAATCTACTGCATTCATTGTTTGCCTAAGAATAGCCGTACCCCTTTTCCGCCTAAAAATAGCTTTTGTCTAAAACCAAGAGTACAAAGGCAAAGGGAATTTCATCAGCAAAACAAACTTTACTCAtgactgataaaaataaaacaactcatCTTAACCGGCTTAGTAATGCATTTTTTAAGTTGTATCAGGATTTTACGGACACCCTGTATATAGTTTGTATTGAACAAACCAGTTGAAGGGTTTCAGCTCTAACAAGATTGTGGAATAAACCCATTTAGCTGATTTGTATGACTGAGATCTCagagaaaaacaaaaacttggCAATGAAAATTTGTCCATATATTTGTAACCAGGTAAACACCCAAAAACAGACTTTTACGCTGGCAGCGTTGGAAGTATAGTTAAATTGAAGGTGCATAAGCTGCTATAATCAAACATCAGTTCCTGCTTGCCCTGGTTCGGGGTTGCCCTGATTTTACATTACATGATAATAGAAtagttaaattatttaattttgtagGAACTTCTGTGAGAACAAGAaattgtttgtttgtgaatattatttattgaggttttcatgagaaaatagtgtTTTGTTGACCtcatagttaaaaattaaagctaatataatgtggtataatatgataattgagaataaaattgataatggctacaataatatgatttctataagaTAAATCAAATGGGCCTCAAACTCTAAACAATAAGCAGTGGCgagaaaagtaaaatgaaattTAGTAGTATTTATGAAATTATCTCTTTTGCTAAGAATTGAGTAATTTCTGTGTTCGTATCACGATTATCGCAAGTAATTTTAAGCGCGGTGTCTCTTTATTGCGAGTCAACATTCCTGAATTTATCTTCTCATTAAACCCTTGGGGCTAGTGGAGCAAGATTGAACAGGTGAGATATCTAATAATGGGCGACGGAACAATGCTGAGTTATCTCTAATGCGACTGATTCTTGTTAATTTATAAACATTCAGCTAACTCGATTTTGTCACCAGTATAACTCAGGAATGCACGTAATTGGATCGCCTTTACCAATAATCCGATCTGCTCGGAATTGAAGTATGGCATGGAATTCTTGTACGCATGCGTCAACATGTTGTTGCTTCCGCCACGTTTTCTTTCGCGCACATGCTACATCATTCGTTAGTGTATGAGCGATTGGTCTTACTTTAGCCATGCCTAGCAAAGAAAAAGACGTGTTCaactatttgaaagaaaatgtATCTTCGCTGTTTGCTGAAGTTTTTCAGCAAGCCAAAAGGGAACATGCTTCTCCACAACAGGTGCAATAAGTGAAAAGCTAGTATTTTATGACTCACCAGCGCTGTAACGCTAGTAGTCAATGTATCATCACTTGACTTGTTATTGAAGTATTGCATGAACATATGCATTGTTTTAGCATTAGCGCAGATTTTGATTTTTACTTCAAGTAGCCATAACAAGAATAATATGTGTAAATTTCTAGTGATGAAAAATACTTTCCTAGCTCAAGTTCTCGCGCTATCTTTTGAAAATGTCATGacgaagtacatgtatttgaattCTGTAATTTTCTGCTGATTTAATTAAACTAATGTTGAGGCATATAGACTTATATATGAATACTGAATATATAAGACTACGGAATTATTAGTCTGATGAACGAATATGTGcaaactgtaaagctttgaTTGCCAAACGCAGTAGGCCTATAGTTTCTTTCCCACAGCGTCTTGCATTCTTATTAAACAACACTAACGGTTGATAGGCCTAGTTTTTAGTATCTAGTAAATTTTTGAACACACACTTAATCATCGTTTTAActgtcatttaaaaaaaataaatgtatatagcacaggtgtcctttagcggggatattgccgagaccgggccgtagtctacacacacaaataaaaacaacaaagatccacgtagttatgagcaaaaacaaaagtatctacccaaatatctcaacaatccgatgagcagcacacactaAAATtaaaccaatcgactgagctacccatcatgtcaaaatatttcaagtcatgtcttgcacaactcaccttatggtctgtcaaaacttgtcccaaagtccctattaatttgagacagtccaatatctgttttagaaatggtcgcgctagcctagcctaacgtcctgattcaacatcttagtaactatcggggcattgctgagtgctcgcGATCCTTTTGAGTCCCtcttaagttttgtttacaatagtgtTAACCCGATTTTGATTGGTTCTTGCATGCTTAAGAGAGACTCGAAAAgatcgggagcactcagcaatgccccgatagttactaagatgttgaatgaggacgttaggctaggctagcggcgactatttctaaaacagatattggacagtctcaaatgaatagggactttgggacaagttttgacaaaccataaggtgagttgcgcaagacatgacttgaaacttacaatattttgacatgatgggtggctctgtcgattggtttaatttttgtgtgtgctgctcatcggattggtgagatatttgggtggatacttttgtttttgctcataactacgtggacctgtgttgttttttgtgtgtgtagactacggcccgatctcagcttcggcaatatcccgctaaaaGACACCTGTGGTATATAGCTAGTCAATCAGCTAGCTTACGCGGAACAGTAACAATGTGTTACTCATCGTGGTAATAATAGAAAAGTCTAAGCCCATATTTATGTCGgttaagattaaaaaattaatttctatGGTTTGTTAATAATCCGATTTTTATATCATCATCATCTGCGATGGCTGGTAGTTTCGTTACTTCTGTTCCTTAAGCTTTGCTTCGAGAATTTGCTACTGCAGCCACTCTCCCTATTCTGAGAGATCATCTTTGACTCGCTAACGCTAATCCCTAACTTATTTAAGTGACTACGGGTTCTTCCTCCATGGGAACTTATGTGCTCAGCTTGAGTGTTCTATTTTGCCATCAGAATATAGACAGGCGCTCAATCTTCTAACCTACTAACGTGCCCATagaatcttaaaggttgacttgcaacaaaattcacattacagttatttggtattaaaaggttcaccatgttttactctgctgtgatgTAGATGCAAAAAATGtagaaatttgattacaagctcttaactCTTTCGTTACTGCATTAAAATCTTACCGAATGAATATTTTTCACGAATTAATAAAACGAGTTTTTCGAAAAgccgatataccgctagtattcaagcaatatctcgagaataaaaaaatatatcgcttcactgtaaaatgcatcttattcaaaacaaaatttcatACAAGATAAGTACAAAGTGAATTCTACTCTAGTACAATATTCAACGTTTTATTTGCGTTGAACAAACGCGGTGTGTTTTTCCTTGCCAAatcgataacgatctggttttgccgttttgagaaataattaaaaatggaaTCGTTgaaccaaaaaaatttttttagatgcacgtgattggcaacacaGTTGTGTCGCTGGagacaaattttgattggtctagctaatgtgtaggcttcgtaatgaaaagaaaagtgaaaccctattgattaCCCAATATATCGTTTTACGGTTGGTACTTTTATCACCGCgaattgttgaaaatatttagccaaatttttttctattgatagcaagtgattggcaacaaggttgtttcattggagaccaaatttgattggtctagctattgCATAGGCTtcgtaattaaaagaaaagtgaaaccatattgaaaagctgatatatcggcttacggtagcgaaacAGTTAAGGAAGCAATCAACAGTCAAAtattatttgttcattttgTATTCTACTTTTGATCTTATAAAATCATTTGTTCCTAAAATAGTTTACACAAATGCAAGTCGATAAATCCTGTCATTGTTAAATGTTATATTCGAGGTGTGTTTTTTTAATTCAGAATGAACAATTTGGACATCTGTTTCATGTAAGGTGTTGCAATTGCATTTGTTCGTTTTAATGTTCCTAGaaagttgaaacaaaatgtCTAATAATCTATCATGCATTGTTTCATGACAATTATGAAACGTTTGAAGTGATAATTTTGGAAACAAAGGCTTGTGATGCTTCAGATATATGTTATAGTTGGATTTCAATTGTAGAAACAAGAATTGGATAATATCTGCCAGAATTATCTGACGTGAGTAATTAATATATCTTGTTATACCAATTACACATCTAGGTTACATAACCACTGAACATGCAAGCGTTTTTTCATTCACCAGATTTTCAACATCTAATGTTTtacaaattaaatttgaaaatagaCATACAATGCAATCTGTATATTTAATCTGTATGTTCCTGTTACAAATAGTGCATTTTTGGTATTCGTAAAATAACTGGTAAGTTAGTGTGAATTTATCACGCTATATCTAACTGTTGTGCTTTCTTTTTTTAGTTCAAGTGCTAAAAAGCGGGGAGCTTCTGGGGATGCTCCTTCAGGTAGGTATTTAGAATATTATATCCCGAATTTAGACACTTAAGTAGTGCTGCATCAACTGGTTCTCAAGATCTGTTTCAACTGTATCGACAGATATTCTAGATATATTTGGAGTTCATATTCGTCATATCAGTTTTAGTTAATATTCATTGGAATCCTGCTTCGATATTTTATTGGTTGTTTCTGAACCATTTCTCAGTTTATAACTTCTGTTTTGCAATATTGGAAGTTATAGCTGATTTAAATTATCAGTTATACCTAATAGCTGATAATAACTGATTTAAGGAATCATATTAGTGCGATACAGTGCACCCTGATCCGAtcaccctgatatacgattctTTCACTTTATGAAGTGGAACTTGAAGATTTTTTCACCTCGCCATACTAATCTTTTTCActatacgaattcaacaaaatttccaACCGAGTTCAACTTTGGCAGTCGATGTGCTTATTACATATGTCAAAGTAACATAGACACCGAAATGCTGTTTGCCGAAAATCTTTTCACAACGCCTAAAAAGACCCAATGAATAATTTCATTCAGTTAGCAGTTATCGTGTGTAAAATAGTAATATTTTCTCTTtgaaaaccagtagcaaagttggagttgcgatcccttcaaACAGAAGTCTGTGGTCAGACAACTTACCTTGACCTGgtaaaaatccacttcattacgaaaGCCGCAATGTGCGGGCTTTTTTGCCGAATTAGGTTAAAAGAAGTCTTAAGGTTAGAAGGCACCCTCAAAATagtatttttttttcaaaaaaattattttcatggttttcaaggtttaatgcacgaccactagccaacttgtccgaatgtctatttttatagttttaataaataacaccggccttttcaaatagcgtcgtttcagttacgctgtcatgGGCCAattcttttatccaatgcctgagcggtctctccatcagcggtcgtgaagatcgctgcgccatttagaaactatggttagtccttttgcgagctaaatgccctgaatataatccttctgtttgataattgtggatgtatttctgtcatattgccgagctagctcaatcacgcatacacattcgcataatttttcaataattttccgtttaatatcaattgttatcatttgctttttctttgcattatttttcattttactggcaaactttcggtctacgcacagtacttttaattcacataattctgcactgaaaagcgcgcacaaaaacacggtgctaaagtataacctgagcagttgaaaaatacagattcatgctgttgtcataaagcACCTCCGGCATatttggcaactgactcacgtgctcgtatctcaaacatggctcgtatgttagtgctgaaacttgcttaaaagctggctcgtatctcaagtttctcgtacgttggagcactcgtaagttgaagtacagtgcaccctcgtgatgcgatgttaattcgttccagagttggcatcgtatagtgaaaaattcgtatttcggggtataaagaccattgtaattatacaatgcaaacaccccctggtaaaaatcgtcaattttgtttataaaaatgtgtacatattgacaattagcaacaaaatagtatgttaactttagtaattatagttacctacagtaactgtattgtatttagtgtattttaatggttatgatctgcaataaaacgcaaaattataatttgtgtaccaaatgtagtacgtacggtaaggagttcttgccttcaaaaggtacgcataacataaactttgaattcacttcaagtaagtttagcttgctaagcctacacttaaaactaagttttagtatgtattttaaactattttactgaatttcaactttttattacgaaattttatccttcagcagttcctatcatcactttcactataaactttagcctatctggttgaaatctttttcgacctaaatcaataaggccgagcgatgcagttatagaaagcggcctctcgcacacttgacaatttaatggctaccgaaaagaaaaataaagttatattttctatactggacgtacatacctttggagtaacgtagctggtacatgtagcgggtaaagcagagaggaggcaaaaacgtatcaatgttaattatggtgctgtacacttgaaaataaatttaaaacgtaataacttggaattttttagcacactaaaagttgtccattcctgtccaatttttttacgaaaaattgatggtgcaatgcagaaaattgctagctagcgcttgtaaaaggatccagagaatgtggtacagtagtttgtcttgtatgaaatgtgcacaagaatcaatgtaaccatacatacaaagtttgtacgtatttataccctatggggggacatggctttagcaagtttcagaaagtaatgtggatgcgtcaactatcttgagtagctagttatatgagttacatacatacatacatacatacatacatacatacatacatacatacatacatacatacatacatacgatgagttgtattcacgtagaagataacaagcccatatgcaaagacatggttaaacaagaaaatataacataaaatcaaaaggaaacaaataaaatgaataaaatatgaaaaacatgccacacaagagataaataatatatattatacatgcgttgttttaatgtaccagtccacatcagtaaattaaacacttgaaacatttctgcgaatgtgggattttctgtattttctaaatcctcgcctttacaaaatggttgctcc of the Watersipora subatra chromosome 4, tzWatSuba1.1, whole genome shotgun sequence genome contains:
- the LOC137394127 gene encoding uncharacterized protein, whose product is MAKVRPIAHTLTNDVAYIENHIKSFPKVELHYCRADSKKEYLDLYLSIAEMYKLYYQKQINNRKDPVLNIRKAYCSILSETLLGLSGNDIASALIAILEKAMSDHPSIQNIILWSDSCVQQNRNSVMSYALQHFVQNHDTLV